One Methanobacteriaceae archaeon genomic window, ATCCAAATTATCCAAAAATAACAATTTAAAATAGCTAATTTAAAAAAACAACAAAATTAATTCAAAAAATCATAAAATAAAGAATTTATCAAAAGAAAAATAAAATATTAAAGAAAATACTTTTTAATAACCTTTAGTAAATTTAATAGAAAACTTTAAATAGTAACAGAATATAAGCATATATACTCATAAAAAACAAAGGAGTGTGAAAAATATGGTAAACTCAGAAACTATTGAAGCGGAATTTAGCGAAACAAAAGAAAAAATTGAAGAAAAAAGAGAAGAAACCAAAGAAAAAATCGATGAGAAAGAAGAAACCAAAGAAAAGTTAAATGAACAAAAAGAGAAATTTAACGAAAGAAGAGAAAAAGGAAAAAACATTGCTGACAATGTAGTTAACGATTTGTATAAAACCATTGATGAGTTCAAAGAAAACCTCAAAAACATGCAAAAAAATGCAGATCAAAAATATGCAGAATACAAAAAATCAACCGTTCAAACTATTGATGTTGATTTAGTAGAAACCAAAGATACTTACTTCATTAAAGCAGCAGTTCCTGGTGCTAAAAAAGAAGAAATCTCCATTGAAGCAGGAGACAATGATATTACCATCGAAACTACCTTCAAACCATTTATTGAAGAATTCAATGAAGAAGATGAAGCTGAAGTAATTATTTCCGCAATTAAATCCGGAAGATGTGTTAAAACTGTAAGATTCTCCAACAGTATTGACATAGAACAAATTACTGCAAAATTCACAAACGGAATTATTAAAATAACTATTCCAAAATTAATTATACCAAAACATAAAGTAAATGTAGAATAATTTTTCTACATTTTTTCTCTTTTTTAAAAAAAAATTAAAATTTAATATCTGACCTTACCAATGTGTCTTGTTGCACCTGGATCTTCACCATTGAAATGAGCCAAATAATATACAAACCATTCTAATGGAACTACCAAGATGAATGGAGATAATAATTTATCTAGAGTTACATAATAATCCATATCATAGACCATGTAATTTAAATCTAGATTTTTAGAAAATTCAATAGCTTTATCAGTCATTTCATCTGATTCTAAGCCAGATTTTAAAAATATTGCAGGAACATCCTTTTCAGCACGTTCAATTAAACCATGTCTGAATTCAACAGAATATAATGGACAAGCATGTTTAACAGCACCTTCCATAAGCATGGTCATAGCCAATTTATATGCAAGACCGAAATTAGGACCGCTTCCTAAACAGTAGAAAATATCTTCATCTTTGAATTTTTCAGCTAAAGCCTTATTTTCCTCTTCAGTTGTAAGCAACAACTTTTCTAGAATTTCAGGCAAATCATATAATTCAGCTAATAATTCATTTTTATCTTCATAATCACTAGCTGCGAATAAAATTTGATAAAGACAAGCTAATTGTGTAATGTAAGTTTTAGTACCTAAAATTGCAGTTTCAGTTCCACATTGAGTTATAATCGGAGTAATAGCTTCCTTAGTCATGGAACTTTCAGGTTCATTTGAAATAGATACAGTATGAATTCCTAATTCATTACATCTTCTTAAAGATGCTAATGTATCTGCAGTTTCACCAGATTGAGAAGCAAATATTGCAATAGAATTCTCGTTTTCGATTAATTTTTTATTATAGCAGAATTCGTATCCAGTGAATACTTCAATATTAATATTAGTACTAGACATGCGTATTGCATCACGTACACTATAACAGGTTGAAATAGAACTACCGCAACCAATTAAATATACTTTATCCACATCCTCAACCAAATTAGAAACCATTTTTAATTTAGGCATCTCTGATTTGAATGTATTACTAAGAGACTCTGGTTGCTCCATCATTTCATCATACATTTTATAGTTCATAAGTAAACACCTTAAAAATAAATAATATTACTAATATATTGTTAATTAACATATAAATGTTTTATTAAAAAAATAACCGAATGATAGATATGCAAATAGATTTAGCATCAGTTGGAATGGAAAAAGGAAAGCAATATGAGACAATTATTACAACAACTAGCTGTGATGATATTAAAAATGCAGCTCCAATTGGAGTAATTTGTGCAGGCCAGGATAAAGTTTTAAACCGTATCTTTAAGGGAAGTCGAACTTTAGAAAATATCATATCAAAAAGAGAGTTTATTGTAAATATAACTCACAATCCTGAAGTTTTTACACTATCCACTGTTGGAAATCTTCCAGAAGACTATTTTAATGAAGATAATTCACTTAAATGTGCTGATGCTTATTTTAAATGTGAAGTAATAAGTCTTAAAGAGGCTGTAAAGCAAAGTGATCCTGTTAAAAGTAATGGTGAAGCTATTGTAATTAAATCAAAAGTTACTCAATTAGTCATTAATAAACAAACACGTCCAATCAACAGAGGCTTTGGATATGTTATTGAGTCATTATCTAATTTAACACGTGTTGATATTGTTGGTGAAGAGCAAAAAGAAGAGTATTTTGAAAGATTTAGAGAAGCAAATCGTATTGTGACAAAAGTAGGTTATAAACAGGATATTGAAGCTATGCAAAAAATAAAAAAAGAATTAATAAAAAAAGGTTTTAAACCTTAATTTTTAATTACATCAATAAATTCGAATGAATCTCCATCAAAAAGACCCATATCCGATATTTTAATAGATGGGATAACAAGTAGTGCCATAAATGCCATTGTCATAAATGGAGAGTCAAGTTCACATCCTAATTTTTTAGCGCTTTTATGTAAAACAGCTAATTTTTCAGATACTTCAAATGCATCTTCATTACTCATTAAACCTGCAATAGGTAATGATAATGATTCACAGGACTCATCATCAACTATTACGAATCCACCTTTGTTGTCAATGATTTTGTTTACTGCACGAGCCATCAACTCTTCATCACATCCAACAACAATAATGTTGTGTGAGTCATGAGCTACAGATGATGCAATAGCTCCTTTTTTAAGGCCAAATCCTTTAATAAATGCATTTGCAATGTTGTTTTTACCATACCTTTCAACAACAGATATTTTCAATATGTCATTATCCAAATCAGCTTTAACAACACCATCTTCAACTTTAAGATTTGCACTAGCTTTGGAAGTTATTAATTCACCGTTGTAACACTCAATTACATTAACTTCGCACTCATCACCATCATAGTTTATTTCAAAGTCTTTTGATGTCTTTTTGGTTGCATTAATTGAGTTTAACTCGCTGACTTGCGGTGCATCAAATAAGATATTTTCGCCGTCAAATACACATTGTCCGCCAACGTATGTTTTTTGAATATTAAAGTCAACTAAATTGTCAACTACGACAAAGTCTGCTTTTGCACCTCTTACAATAGCTCCTGTTTTCAAGTTATAGTGTGATGCAGGATTTAATGTAACAAGTTTAATAGCTTCAATAATGTCTACTCCCATATCTACAGCTTTTTTAATTGAGCTATTTAAATGGCCTTTAATTAAGTCATCAGGATGTTTATCATCACTTACGATAAAATCAAAGATCGGAGAGTGGATTCTTCTTTGCATGATTTCGCTAGGAACTAATCCAAAACCGTTTTGGTTTTCGAAGAACTTCTTACGTTCGGATAAATCAAAAATAGCTTCCATATTTTTAGCAGATGATCCGTCACGAACCATAATTTTTACACCTTTCCATTTTTTAACAACAGCTTCTGTAAAACTACTGCATTCATGGTCGGTAAATACATACTGCTCGACATATTTATCCAATTCCTTACCAGAAATCAATGGAGCATGACCGTCAATCGGTTTGTTGTATTTTCTGGCAAGTTCAAGTTTTCTTAAAACTTCTTCATCTCCGTTAATAACACCTGGGAAATTCATCATCTCAGCAAGTGCAACGATTTCATCTTTTTTAAGTAAAAATTCTACATCATTTGAATCTAAAATAGCACCAGATGTTTCAAATGGAGTAGCAGGAACACATGAAGGAGCAGCAAAGTAAAAATTAAAAGGAACTTTACTTGCGTTTTCCATCATAAAGTCAATTCCTTCAATTCCACATACATTAGCAATTTCATGAGGATCACATACAACAGAAGTTGTACCGTGCATTACTGCCATTCTTGCAAATTGAGCTGGAGTAAGCATTGAACTTTCAATGTGAATGTGAGCATCAATAAAACCTGGAACCAACAAGCCTTCAATATCTAATTTAGTATCCTTTTCAACTTTAATAGGTTCTATTTCTTTAAATACTCCATCTTCAATTTTAATTCTTGCACCGTAAACTGAATCAGTTAATACATCAAGAATTTGAGCTGTAAATTCCATTTTATTCCTCATGTAAAGCATTATAAAGAAGTGGTAAGAATGTACCGATATCAGTTACAATTCCAACAACCTGTGCACTTCCACGATCAGACAATTTAGTAACTGTTGATGGGTTGATATCTACACAGATACTTTTTACTCTTGAAGGAAGCAAGTTACCTGTTGCAATTGAATGAAGCATAGTTGCAATCATGATTACCATATCAACTTCTTGAGCATAATGTCTCATTAGCTTTTGTGACTCTGCTGTGTCAGTTATTACATCAGGAAGAGGTCCGTCATCACGAATTGAACCTGCAAGAACATATGGAACATCATTTTTAATACATTCATACATAATTCCTCCGGTTAAAGTTCCGTCTTCTACTGCGTTTTTAATTGAACCTGACTGGTTAATTCTGTTGATTGTTCTCATGTGGTGAGTGTGTCCGTGAGCTACAATCTTACCTGTGTCAACTTCAATACCTAAAGAAGTACCATACAAATTGGATTCAATATCGTGAGTTGCAAGTGCATTACCTGCCATAATAACGTCAATATATCCTTCTTTAATAAGTGCAGCCAAGTATTTTCCAGAACCAGTGTGAACAATAGCTGGTCCACCGACAATACCTATTTTTCCACCTTTTGCCTTAATTTCTTTCATTTCTTTTGCAATACCGTTAATTAAGTTCATTAAAGGTTTTTCTGATGATACTTCACTGTTCATGAATTCAAATACTTGTTGTTCGTCTCTTGATCTGTGTGGTGGAGTAACTTTAACTCCGTCAAGACCTACAACAATTTTGTCTCCAGCTTTAACATCAGCAATAGGTTTTACAAAAGCACGTTTTTCATCTTCATCAACAACTACCAAACAGTCCATTTCGATTTCTTCAACAGGAATCCAGTTCCCATCATAGAAAATGTGAGTAGTGTGATTGGATGATGAATAAAAACCTTCAGGAGCAACTTTATCCTTAACAGATGCAACGAGATTAACTTCTTTAATATCATCAATTGCTGCACCAAGTACAGATAATTCATCTAAGATTGATTCTAACAATTCAGGAGAATCTGCTGAAACTTCAATTTTTGCACGACTAACGTCTGATTTTTTACGTCCAACATCAATTTCCAATATATCAAATTCTCCGCCTTTGTCCATAATTATTCCCATTGTCTTAGTTAAAGTCAATGAATCAATAATATGGCCTGAAAGCTCAATAGTTCTTTTATTCATAACAATATGCTCCATTTTTTTAGTTAATATTATAAATTTAGTTTTGGTGATATTTAATGGTATTGTTATAATAAAAGATAATAAAAAAAAGTAATTAACATTATTCAATCAATGTTAAAAAGTCATATATTAATTTAGCAGCTACAACTGCAGTATTATCCCCTAATCTATCACTTGCAGTTTCAACAACATCAAAACCAACAATGTTTTTGTTAGATAATGTTTTAAGCAATGTTTCAACTTCAGAAATGAATAAACCACCAGGGGTTGGGTTTCCAACACTAGGTGCAATAGCTGGGTCAATAACATCCATATCTATGGAAATATAAATCGGACCGTCAATATTTATCAAATAGTATTCAATTGCATCCATATGCTTGTGAACATCATTAATTTTAAATGTCTGAATATTATAGGTTGATTTTACAAATTCCTCTTCTTCATAAGAAGAAGATCTGATTCCGATTTGAACTAAATCAACACCTGCTTCGTGTGCTCTTCTCATAACTGCAGCATGAGAATATTTTTCTCCGATAAATTCAAATGCCAAATCTCTGTGAGCATCAAAATGAACTACAGTTAGATTTTCATACTTTTTGGATAATGCATTGATTGCACCAATTGATGCTGAGTGTTCACCACCAATTATAAGTGGTTTAAGGTTCAAATCAATTAGTTCATTAACTGTATCTTCAATTATTTGACATGTCTTTTCACAGTTTCCAGGAACTACGTTAACATCCCCGAAATCATAAAAAGTAGCATTCAAATCTTTATTAAAATTAGTATTGTATTTTTCAAAACCAAATGAAGCTTCACGTACAACAATTGGTCCTAAACGTGCACCGGCATGATAAGAAGTAGTACTGTCAAATGGAACACCGATTATTCCAAATGAATTTTCACAAATTTCGTCATTTTCACTAGAAAATGCAAATTTCCATGGTTCGTAAGTATTTAAAAGCATAATTAATCTTTAAAAGGAAAAATAAATAAGAGAAAAGAATCTAGTTAGATCCTCTGGTTCTCATTATTTTCATATTTCCTAAAGCTACGATGTATTCTACTTCAACACCTTCAACGATAGAGTCTTTTAAGTCTTCAGGCATTGGTAAATCGATAGTATCGTAGTTTTCCATGTCCATTAATTGAACGTTAGCGCCTTGGATAGAGATAACTTGTCCTAATCTTTTGTCGATAATAGGGATATCTACTTTGTTATCTACAGGTTTAACTAAACTTCTTTTTTGGTTGTCGAAAACACCTACTGCTTCAATTCTTGCTTTTGCAGCTCCGTGTTTACCAGGAGATGAAGTAGTGTAACTGATAATTTTACAAGCTTCTCCACCTAAAACAATGTACTTTCCAACTTTTAATGTTTTAATTTCTACAACTTTTGTTGACATATAATTTTTCCTCCATAAATAAAAACCGGTTTTTAATCTATGTAATAGGAATATTACTAGATTAATATAAACTATCTTTTCCATTTTATATAAACTATTCGAAAAAATATGTAAAATCAACAAATAAAAATTTTTTAAAAAATAATTAACCTAAAAATTATAATCTGTTAATTTATTTAATATAAAATACAAATTTATGAAACAGTGATAAAATGAAAATAGCTATTGTATCTGGAAAAGATGAAGGACCAAGTAAATTAAACGCGTTTGATAATGCCTTAAGCGATGCTGGAATAGGCGACGTTAATCTAATAAAAGTATCAAGTATGCTTGCAGGCAATGCAGAGATTAACACACTACCTAAACTCAAACCAGGAGCTATGGTGAACTGTGTTTTATCAGAAGTAACTTCAGATAAACCAGGTGATGAAATAACTGCAGTTATTGCACTAGCTATTGGTGAAGAATTAGGATGCGTTGTTGAAACATCAGGTATTAACAGAAATCTAGACGAACTAATCGAAGAGGCAAAAATGATGGTCAACTATATGATGGACAAACGTGGAGTTGAAAAAAAACAAGACATTATTGTTGAATATGCAACCACCACTGTTCGTGAAATTGCATCTGTAGTTGCATCAGTTGTTTATTTGAAAGATGAAATCATAGAGTGATAACATGGATGCAAAAGACAAAAAAATCGCAACAGATTTGTCTTATAAGATAATTAGCGAAGTTTCAAGAGCTATTAGACCATATGTTGGAAAACCAGAATCCGGTGAAAAAGTAAAAATGGGTGCTGACGGAACTCCAACATCTCTAATTGATATAATTGCAGAAGAAAAATTAATCAATATTTTAAAAAATGCACCAGTACTCACATACCTTATTAGTGAAGAAATTGGTGAATTAAAACTTGGTCAGGGAACCAAAAGAAGCATAAAACTTACAGATGAACTTAGACGTGACGATTTAGAAGAAGATGAAATTCCAAAATTCATATTTTTAGTTGATCCAATCGACGGAACAAACAATGCAATTAAGGAAATTCCTGCTTTTGGAATTTCAATAGCAATAGCCAGTGTAAATCAGGGACGTCTTGCAACATTAAATGATGTTGAGTTAGGATTTGTAAGTAATTTTGCTAACGGAAACTTTTTTGAAGCTGAAAAAGGAAACGGTTGCTACTTAAACAACAAAAAGGTAAACCCTAGTAAAATTATAAACATAAGCAACATGACCCTTGGAGGTTTTACAAAAAGTGACACCTCACAGGCATCCAAATTAGTAGACAATGCACGTCGTATGAGAGTTTTGGGAAGTGTAGTTTTAGAACTATCTTATGTTGCTAGTGGAAGATATGATGCGTTTTTAGATCTTAGAGGAAGTAGAATCATCGATATTGCAGCATCCAAATTAATTCTCGAAGAAGCAGGATGTATAATTACCGATAAATTCGGCGGAAAACTAAACAACATTTTAAGCATCTATGAAAAGGCAATTATTGTTGCTGCAAACAATGAAATTCTCCACAAACAGATGATTGACATCTTAAACGACAATCAGACAGACTTTATAGGAAAAGTTGGAATAATTTCAAGAATTGATCAATCAAGACCAATATTGTTTTCTGCAAAAATAATTGATTATTTACTAACACAGGGAAGAGAAGTTCAAATTGAACAGTCCCTAGCTTATAAATTAACTGAATTAAAAGAAAATCCTAATTTAGACAATATAATCAAAGAAATCCATGAAAACTACCCTGAGATGAAAGAGGACTTTGAAGATATCAACTTAAATATTGATTTTAATCAGTTATCCAAAAACACATTTGATTTTGACTGTGATATGGCAATGATTCTTGGAGGAGACGGAACACTTCTAAGAGCTCAATCACAGCTAAACCCTGAAATTCCATTACTTGGAATAAATATGGGAACTGTAGGATTTTTAACTGAAATTGAAGCGCCAGACACATTTAAAGTGCTAAACACAATTCTTAAAGGAGATTACTACAAAGAAAAAAGAAGCAAACTTGTTGTTTCACACGAAAACAATAAACACTCCGTAATGAATGAAGTTGTCATAATGACTGACAAACCTGCAAAAATAATGCACTTTGAAATTCAAATTGACGGAGAAGTAATTGAAGAAGTTCGTGCTGACGGATTGATTATTTCAACACCTAGTGGTTCAACAGCTTATGCAATGTCTGCTGGAGGCCCAATTATTGATCCGAAAGTTGCAGGATTTTTAATTATCCCAATTTGCCCATACAAACTTGGAGCAAGACCGTTTGTAGTGTCTGATACTAGTGAAATTACAGTAAGACCTCTTAAAAAAGGTAAAAAAGCAGTGTTTGTTATTGATGGACAAATCAATGAAGAAGCAGAATATGAAGAGGAAATTAAATTTAAAAAATCCGATAAACATGCATACTTCATCCGTACATCAACAAAATACTTCTACAAAAAGGTTAAAGACAAATTGATTGAAGGCGGACTTCCTAAAAACTCAAGGTGCGAATAATGAACAATCTTGTAATTGATTTGACTCACGGCGGAGTTAAAATTGCAATCAGCCTTGCAAAAAAAGGAAAAAATGTTCTTGCATATGATATCTATAACACATTAAATGATATTGATGCAAAAATGCTTGCAATCTACAATGTGGACTTAATACAACTGGATGAACTTTCAGACTTTAGGGGAGATATGAATATTATCTACCCTATCCACATGCCTCTTGATTTTAGTGACATCACCAAAAACAACCCTGATTTAAACTACACATTCCAAACTCATCACGAAGCAATTAAAGAACTTTTAGATGATTGGGCAAGAGATATCCCAAAAATTGAAGTTACTGGTGTTAAAGGAAAAACATCAACTGTTTTTATGTTAAAAGAAATTTTAATTGATGAAAATCCTTTAATTTTATCAAGTCTTGGTGCGATGCTTTTTGAAGATGATAAAAAAATCATGCTTAAAAGAGATATTTCAATAGCACCATCAAACATTAAGGAAACTATTGATCTTGCATACAAAATAGCCAATCCTGTTTGTTTGATTGCTGATGGTGTTGTACAAAGTGAAAACCTAAGAAAATACAATTCAGCTATTTTTGAATCTTCTCTTGGAGTAAGTGGAATCGGAGATGTTGGAGTATTAACAAATATTATTGAAGACTACCCTATTGCAAAATCAAAAAGCAGTGCAAGCGAGGCTAAAAAACAGGTATTTAGATGCAATACTGTTGTATGTCAAAAGGAAGCATATGATAAATTTTACAGTGATATAACACATGATAAAGTCAATACATTCTCACTTACTGATAAATCTGCAAATTTATATCCTGGTGAAATTAATTACTCATTAGATGAAACTACCATTAATCTATCATTTAGAGATGTAAAAACAATTAATGATAATTTAGTTTCAGGAGATATGACATTAACTGTATTTACACCTGGAAAATACAATGTAAGTAATGTTCTTGGAATTGTATTAACTGCAATAAGTCTTGAAATTCCAAAAGAAAAAATCATCCAAGGACTTGAAAACTACAAAGGAATTCCTGGAAGAACAAACAAAAGAAAAATAGAAAACATTACAGTAATTGAAGAAATCAATCCAGGAATAAATACAAAAGCTATTGAAGAGTCAATTAACATGATAAGCAACATGGATGACTATTTAATAGCTATCGGCGGAGATTATGGAATAACCTGTGAAGAAATTGATGAGAAGAAAGTTAGCAAGTATTTGGACAATTTAGAAAGTGAAATCATATTAACAGGAGAAGTTGGAAGTTCAATAAATGAACAAATGAAAAACAAATGTAAAGTTATTGAAAACTACAACGATGTTTATGATATAGCTCTTAAAAACAATAAAAACCTTTTATTTATTTATAGGTCAGATTACCGTAAGTTAAAACAAAGATAACCTATATTAAACAAGTTTTAAAAATACTATATGTAAATTGATTATAAACATTTAATAATTATTACTTACAAAAATTCACAATGTAATAAAATAATATAAGTTATAACTTATAAAATGAACTGGAGATAACAAATGATTGTCGGAACACGTGGAAGTCAATTAGCATTAACCCAAACCAAACAGGTTTGCGGATGGTTAGAAAAAATAACTGGACAAAAAATTGACTTGGAAATAATTAAGACAAAAGGAGATAAAATTACAACATCACAATTGTACAATATGGATTCTAAGGGTTTATTTACTAAAGAATTAGATATTGCGCTTTTAGAAGAGGAAGTTGATTTTACAGTACATAGTTTTAAGGATTTGCCAACAGAACTAAATGAAGATTTAGAGATTGTTGCTGTACCAAAACGTGAATCCCCAAATGAAGTGTTAATCTCAAAAAAATCATGGGCAGAACTTGGACCTGGATCAAAGCTTGGAACAAGTAGCCTTAGAAGAGAAGCATTTTGCAATCATTATGAAAAAGAGTTTGAACTCAAACCAATCAGAGGAAACATTGAAACTAGAATTGACAAAGCACTCAACAGTGACTTGGATGCTACAATTATGGCAGAAGCGGGAATTAAAAGATTAAACCTTGCAAAATACATTAAAGAAGTATTTCCAGTTAATTATATTACCCCACCAGCAGGTCAAGGTGCTCTTGCAATCATTACAAGAAAAGACTCTGATAAAAAAGAAATCATTCAAAAGATAAATGATTACGTTTCAATGCAAGAAGTATTTGCTGAGAAAATGGTTCTAGAAGAACTTGGAGTAGGTTGTCAATGGCCTATCGGAGCTATTGCTCGTATGAATGATAAAGAATTTGAAATTTATTCAATATTATTAACTAAAGAGGGAGAAATCCTCAAAGAGGAAACCCAAAAAGGTTCTATCAGAAATGCAGTTGAACTTGGCAGACGCATTGGAGAACATTTTCAAGATTATGTTTAAATGGAGGAATTTAATTGAAAACTGTTAACGTAGGAGTTATAGGTGTAGGTGCAATGGGTGAAAACCACGTTCGTGTCTATCACAAAATAGAAGAAGCAAATTTGATGGCAGTAAGTGATGTAAGTGAAAAAGCACTTAAAAAAATCGAAAAGAAATATGGTGCTAAAGGATACACCGAATACAGTGCATTACTCGAAAACCCAGAAATTGAAGCTGTAAGTGTATGTGTTCCAACTACATTCCACCACGCAGTAGTAATGGAAGCAATCAAACATGGAAAACATGTTTTAGTTGAAAAACCAATTGCATTCACATTACAAGAAGCAGAAGAAATGATTGCAGCTGCTAAAGAAGCAGGAGTAATCCTTGCAACAGGACACGTTGAAAGATTCAACCCAGCTGTACAAAAAGCTAAAGAACTCGTTGAAGATGGAGTTATCGGAGATATTGTATCTGCATTTGCAAAAAGAGTAGGACCACTCCCACCAAGAATCAAAGACGTTGGTGTATCCATCGATTTAGCTATTCACGATTTAGACATTATGAATTACTTATTTGAAGAAGAAGTTACACAAGTTTACGGTACTATGAACAGTATCTTAGATGACTGTGACTTTGAAGACCATGCAGAAATTATGGTCAGCTTTGATAACGAATCAACCGGTATTATTGAAGTAAACTGGTTAACTCCATACAAACGTAGAGAATTAGAACTTACCGGTACTGCAGGAATCATCTCTGTAGATTACATGAAACAAAGTATCGAAGTTTACGGTAAATTTGCTAAAGATATTCAAATTAAACATGAAGAACCTTTAAAAGGAGAATTAATCTCATTTTTAAACTCAGTAGTCAATGGAACTGAACCAGAAATTACTGGTGAAGATGGATTAAAAGCTCTCAAAATGGTTATTGCTGCAAACAAATCCTCCAAAGAGCATAAACCAATTAGTTTTGATGAATTATACTAGGTGATAATGTGAAACAAAAACTCATCGAAAAAGCACAAGAATTAAGACACCATGGATTTACCACTGGAGAAATTGCTGATGAACTTAACGTAAGTATGGATACAGCAAGATGGTTAACACTTCAAAAAGCAGAAGTAAAAACCGATGCACCAGTAGACTTTGCTATCAACTGGAAAAGCATTGGTGGAAATTCCACTCGTTTAAGCTACGTTTCAGGTGCTTTAAGTGACATGGCATTATCCCATGGAGAAGCAGATACTGTTGTAGGTATTGCAGTTAGTGGAGTTCCATTTGCAACTGTAATGGCTGATTTCATTGAAGATATGACTGGAGTAGATACTTCCTTAGCTATTTTCCACCCAAACAAACACAGAAAAGATCACGATGAAACCGATGACGAAGGTGCAATAAGTACCAACTTCGGTAGTGTTGAAGGAAAAAGAGTTGTTATTGTAGACGACGTTATTACCAGTGGAAAAACAGTAAAAGAAGTAATTCATACAGTAAAAGATTTAGGTGGAGAACCTACCTGTGTTACTGTATTAATTGACAAAGCAGGACTTTCTGAAATTGAAGGAGTGCCTGTTGAATCCTTAATTAAAATTAGTAGATTATAAAAAATCTACTTCTAATCTTTTTTTTAAAAATATTATTGATATAATACATCAACATCATCAAGTGTTAATTTATCATCACAGGAATCTACTTTTTCAGCACAAACCCCTCCGATAACACCAATACTTTGAATATTATTTTTTAAAACAGTTGTAGAAATAATTCCATGACCTTTTGAAGATAAAACAAATAAATCAAGAAATGTTTC contains:
- a CDS encoding Hsp20/alpha crystallin family protein, with the translated sequence MVNSETIEAEFSETKEKIEEKREETKEKIDEKEETKEKLNEQKEKFNERREKGKNIADNVVNDLYKTIDEFKENLKNMQKNADQKYAEYKKSTVQTIDVDLVETKDTYFIKAAVPGAKKEEISIEAGDNDITIETTFKPFIEEFNEEDEAEVIISAIKSGRCVKTVRFSNSIDIEQITAKFTNGIIKITIPKLIIPKHKVNVE
- a CDS encoding SIS domain-containing protein → MNYKMYDEMMEQPESLSNTFKSEMPKLKMVSNLVEDVDKVYLIGCGSSISTCYSVRDAIRMSSTNINIEVFTGYEFCYNKKLIENENSIAIFASQSGETADTLASLRRCNELGIHTVSISNEPESSMTKEAITPIITQCGTETAILGTKTYITQLACLYQILFAASDYEDKNELLAELYDLPEILEKLLLTTEEENKALAEKFKDEDIFYCLGSGPNFGLAYKLAMTMLMEGAVKHACPLYSVEFRHGLIERAEKDVPAIFLKSGLESDEMTDKAIEFSKNLDLNYMVYDMDYYVTLDKLLSPFILVVPLEWFVYYLAHFNGEDPGATRHIGKVRY
- a CDS encoding DUF447 family protein, producing the protein MQIDLASVGMEKGKQYETIITTTSCDDIKNAAPIGVICAGQDKVLNRIFKGSRTLENIISKREFIVNITHNPEVFTLSTVGNLPEDYFNEDNSLKCADAYFKCEVISLKEAVKQSDPVKSNGEAIVIKSKVTQLVINKQTRPINRGFGYVIESLSNLTRVDIVGEEQKEEYFERFREANRIVTKVGYKQDIEAMQKIKKELIKKGFKP
- the ade gene encoding adenine deaminase encodes the protein MEFTAQILDVLTDSVYGARIKIEDGVFKEIEPIKVEKDTKLDIEGLLVPGFIDAHIHIESSMLTPAQFARMAVMHGTTSVVCDPHEIANVCGIEGIDFMMENASKVPFNFYFAAPSCVPATPFETSGAILDSNDVEFLLKKDEIVALAEMMNFPGVINGDEEVLRKLELARKYNKPIDGHAPLISGKELDKYVEQYVFTDHECSSFTEAVVKKWKGVKIMVRDGSSAKNMEAIFDLSERKKFFENQNGFGLVPSEIMQRRIHSPIFDFIVSDDKHPDDLIKGHLNSSIKKAVDMGVDIIEAIKLVTLNPASHYNLKTGAIVRGAKADFVVVDNLVDFNIQKTYVGGQCVFDGENILFDAPQVSELNSINATKKTSKDFEINYDGDECEVNVIECYNGELITSKASANLKVEDGVVKADLDNDILKISVVERYGKNNIANAFIKGFGLKKGAIASSVAHDSHNIIVVGCDEELMARAVNKIIDNKGGFVIVDDESCESLSLPIAGLMSNEDAFEVSEKLAVLHKSAKKLGCELDSPFMTMAFMALLVIPSIKISDMGLFDGDSFEFIDVIKN
- a CDS encoding TIGR00300 family protein gives rise to the protein MNKRTIELSGHIIDSLTLTKTMGIIMDKGGEFDILEIDVGRKKSDVSRAKIEVSADSPELLESILDELSVLGAAIDDIKEVNLVASVKDKVAPEGFYSSSNHTTHIFYDGNWIPVEEIEMDCLVVVDEDEKRAFVKPIADVKAGDKIVVGLDGVKVTPPHRSRDEQQVFEFMNSEVSSEKPLMNLINGIAKEMKEIKAKGGKIGIVGGPAIVHTGSGKYLAALIKEGYIDVIMAGNALATHDIESNLYGTSLGIEVDTGKIVAHGHTHHMRTINRINQSGSIKNAVEDGTLTGGIMYECIKNDVPYVLAGSIRDDGPLPDVITDTAESQKLMRHYAQEVDMVIMIATMLHSIATGNLLPSRVKSICVDINPSTVTKLSDRGSAQVVGIVTDIGTFLPLLYNALHEE
- the speB gene encoding agmatinase; amino-acid sequence: MLLNTYEPWKFAFSSENDEICENSFGIIGVPFDSTTSYHAGARLGPIVVREASFGFEKYNTNFNKDLNATFYDFGDVNVVPGNCEKTCQIIEDTVNELIDLNLKPLIIGGEHSASIGAINALSKKYENLTVVHFDAHRDLAFEFIGEKYSHAAVMRRAHEAGVDLVQIGIRSSSYEEEEFVKSTYNIQTFKINDVHKHMDAIEYYLINIDGPIYISIDMDVIDPAIAPSVGNPTPGGLFISEVETLLKTLSNKNIVGFDVVETASDRLGDNTAVVAAKLIYDFLTLIE